From the Xiphophorus hellerii strain 12219 chromosome 20, Xiphophorus_hellerii-4.1, whole genome shotgun sequence genome, the window TCCTTATAGAGTACAGTGcgtttttgtattgttttcacaataaatatatGGTAACTGTTGttcttgtttctctttgaaTCAGGGTTATAATGGTTTGgggttttagtttagttttatttcgtCTACTTCAGgtagttttaattcattttgagAGTGTGTTTACTAGTTTTTTATtagttcttatttaaaaattgcatagttttagtttagtttttattagttttagtagtacttttagttttttatactTTGGCTAATTTTTAGGcacagaattcaaaaaggtcaaagtattgtattgtgattatgtaTGCAACAATTGCGTAATGAATACTCAACAATACCATTAAAATAAGACGACTTTGAAAGGCTAAAAcatagattcataaacacaaaaccaaagaCATTATATCTATACTTTCAGTATGTTTCAGCTTTATAAACTCACAACATAGTTCCAGTCAGTTATAGTTTTTCCCCCTTAATTGccgtttttatttatctcagttaatgaaaatgttttctcaattttagtttttcttattttgttagttttagttcactttaacaacctttgaataattaaataaacaaacaaggaaATCAAACTCTAAACAACTGTCACACACACTTAGCAGTAaacaagaatttattttaaaagtgcaCAAACAGCAGATgcaaaccaataaaaaataaatattgtacaGTATCAGTGACCCTTTTGTTCCTTTTTGAAAAGTAGAACAGTTGTACCACATGCTAACAGTGGAGGAGAGTGTAGAGTGAAACACAGATTACTATATCTcagaataaaaattattttgttgaaaaagtgCTATGCAAagagtgcaaatattttaaaaatatatatgttagGTTAGGGTTTTGACCGAGCAATAAGGGGCGCCACAGTGCCCCACTGCATAGGCGATTTAGGCCGAACAGGTGCGGAGATCGTCGGCTCTTTTTCGGATCGCTTGCAAGATGTCCTTCAGCTTGGCGTCAAGTCCTTCAAGCTTGGCAGACTTCTGGATGATCTCGTCCTGCAGTCCTCTCAGGGTGTCTGCTTTTCCTGGAGAGTGGATGAGAAAACCAGCGTccatcagaaaacacagagaaaaccagcGTCCATCagacaacacagagaaaaccagcgtccatcagaaaacacagagaaaaccagcgtccatcagaaaacacagagaaaaccagcgtccatcagaaaacacagagaaaaccagcatccatcagaaaacacagagaaaaccagcgtccatcagaaaacacagagaaaaccagcgtccatcagaaaacacagagaaaaccagcgtccatcagaaaacacagagaaaaccagcgtccatcagaaaacacagagaaaaccagcgtccatcagaaaacacagagaaaaccagcgtccatcagaaaacacagagaaaaccagcgtccatcagaaaacacagagaaaaccagcATCCATCAGAAAACACTCCAAGTGTCTCAGAAGCCATCTTACATCCAGCTCCCCCCTGAAAACTATTAACAAACTGTCTGTCATTAAGTAATTGAATTTTCTATTTCCTATTCATGACATTATGATGGAAAAATAgcacaggaaaaacaaacaaaaaaaagagcaaaaacatttgGACCGTCAATCAGCGTCTAAAACAAGCGTGAAACTGACAACCAAAAGCATCCAACGGTTGAATtcaatgggggaaaaaaaaggtcaaaagttTGTCATGATTTAAGACAATATATCGATAAAGCAGCATCCCTGCGTTACCTTCGAGAGCGTCCGTCATATTGAGTGTGGTGTTAGTCAGAGTTTTAGCTTTCTCCTTCAGCTTCTCCACTCTCTCTGCCAGAGGAGACGTCTCTCCAGGAGCTCCAGGGCTCACCTGGCCTTTAAGACGATCGAGCTGCTCCTCCAAACTCTTTAGAATCTGaaagcacacacacagccaCCAGCGTGAGTATATgcacatatatacagtacatacgCAGAACACTTAGCTTCGTTTAGCCTCGTGTTAGCGGCTCTTCAGTTTTAACAGAACATTATGCTGCTGAGACTCAAACGCCCTGAACACACTTGATTTCCTCTTGATTTGCAGCTCTATGTAACTATATATTGACAGCATCAGAATCTAGAATCAATATGTCTAATGTTTACTTGGTCTATGTTTTGTCTCTCGGACCACACTTGTACTTACACTCCCAGTTACCTTCCTGTGGCAAAACGTAGCATGCaataaaaaatagacagaatTATATTGGTATGTTTTATAGTAGGAATTGTACGTTAGCTTTGTGTAACTCCAATCTTTATGGATTTGGTGCCACTGTTCTGCCTTGTGAGCTGCCAGCTGTTCTCAGCTACTCAAAAAAACGACTAATTCTGTTAAAGGGGagtcttttctttccactgttaCCACCTGCTTGCTCAGGAGAAAAATAATAGCCAGTTGTTGTTTCTTAGATAACTTTTTGCCAATTAGCATTAGATTAGCAACTGACTTTGGTTTTTCTATAATCTGATTAGGACGGAGTTGAACTCTGAGCAGCTGGATCTGGAGATGACTATCCTGCCTGACTAGTTTGGGATGAATTGGACTGACATGAAAGACATCTGgacaaaaacatcagatttttattttatttttattttattttatttttttggctttttaagTCCTTGTTAGCGATTAAATATGAAcagcaaatgtattcatatacACTCTCTTGGGGAGGAAATCTACTTTTTAAAGGAGTAGCATGGACAGAACGATGAGGAAGAAGTAGCCTTAGCCACTTAAGAAACAAGGCGTCCTGCAGGGGACGCTGTTTTCCCCGTAGAGTCCTAACGCCAGATGCAAAAGAACTCTGGTAacgtcatttttatttccaggttTAGAAACCTGTTTGTGGATGGTTCACTTTTTTCATtctctttatgagacaaaagaAACGCAGCAGAGCTAAGGAAACAAGGAGGACTAGAACAGTCACACCAGGACAGTCACACGGGAATAACCGGCTTTGGTCAACACACGCAGATTCTCAGTTTGAAGTTGTGTCGTCCAGATCTCACCGGTTGAGCTGCAGCTGCCTCCTCCTCAGCCTTTCCTGCAGTCTGCAGAGTTTCAGGAGCCTTCCGCTTTGCGTCCTCCAGCAgcttcttcagctcctccagctggTCCTTCATCGGTGTCGTCAGTGCCTCTGTGTCGGTCAGCGCCTTCTCTGCTGGCTTCAGCGTGTCTTCCACCTTCATCCGCGACAGAGGGGTCAGCAAATCTCGGCAGGTTCCATTGACTTTGTTGAAATAACCGGGTTATTGAGAAACGCCAGAGCACTTCCTACCTGTGTCAGGTCGTCACGGACACTTTTGATGAGGTCCAAGCTGCCCTGCAGCTTTTCTTCCAAGTCAGAGAGGGAGTCGTTCCCTGCGTCCAACCCTTTCAGGAGTTTGTCCAAATCGTCCTTGGTTCCCAGCGCCTTGACCCTGTTAATGTGTCGcacaaacagattttctctcaTTCACACATTCATGACGTGTTGATTTGGATTGAGTTACAATGTCCTCTTCTGTCTGTGCAACTCTAGGGAATTTGGTTAGATCCAACCAGTTTCTGGATTCAGAGGTAAGGATTTATTtacatgcattttttattttattttttttactctgcatTTGTCAACAATCTGACCAACGACTGATCTGGGCACACGAACTGTAGTTGCGTTATTGGTAAGACTgtggcaattaaaaaaataaagaaatgaatcgcgttgtaaatgaaaacaagcaCAATAATTTGCTTGAttgattttctctctttctaccaaagacCGGATGAGCTAGcctctttttaaaaagagcAGTTTTGTTTCTGGAGACGTTCGGTTAAGTTTTAGTTGTTGCTTCCCTCCCCACCCCccgatatttaaaatgtctcccgGTCCCAGTGTTAACTTTTCGTCCTGACCTGGCCGCATCCGcctcctgcagcagcttcctggcTGTGTCCAGCTGGGGCTTGGCCTCCTTCAGAACGTTCTCGGTGTTCGGCAGACTTGCAGCCAGAtttttcagctcctccagcttcTTCTCCAAGGCAGGCAGGCTGACCGGCAGGTTGGCGTTCAGAATCCACTCGCTTATCTCCTGAACCTGGGTGAGGTTGGAAGATGGATCTGGACGCACAGAAAAGTTGAAACGTTTGAGTGAATCTCTACCTTGCGACGCTAATCACAGCAGTCACTGCGACCCGGAATGATTTGTACCCGTCAGAAAGTCCTTGAGGTCTTGAATTATGTTGCGCGTCTCCTGCAGGTCGTCCTCCAGCCGGTCTCTGGCCGTCTTAGTCTTGCCCGACAAGTCTTTCACTACTTGCCTCACCTCGTCTGATTTTTCCTGCGCGttctgaagctgcagagaaaagagcaacaaaataaattgaagagaaaatctaaaaaaaaaaaataaaacccaacaaaaaaaaaagaatctgcaaATCAATGAACAATGAAAATCTGCGGTGATGAGGACAGAGTGCGAACCATCTCTGCAGCCTCGGTGATCTTGAGACTGAGGTTGGCCAGACGGTCCTTCACGTCCGTAACGTCGGCGTCGGCCCGTTTGCTTATAGGCAGCGCGCCAACGCACTGCGCCCCGTTCTGGCAGAGCGGGCTTCCCTCCGGTGGACACAGAGCGTCCCCCTCACACCGCAGAGGGGTGCAGGGCTCGGACCGAGcactgccacacacctggagaGAGGAACGTCACAAATCTGGTATGACGCACGTCCGATTGGAGGTAGGGCTGCAGCCAACTGTTATTTCACTAATCGATtattctatcgattattctgacgatcgATCGATTAATCGGACGAAAGACATTGGTccattttccagatttttcccttttttttaacacaaatttaaaagtaCATCAAACGATCCGAATGCAAACAACAATTAATTCCCTTTTCAAACAAGaattgttttcctgtttctaacCGCTGCAGCTGGTGGTTATTTTACTAATCGATtgttctgacgattaatcggataaagaATATTGGCacattttccagatgttttttttttcattttttttaatacaacattaaaaatacattaaaagacccaagtttaaacaataattaattcCTTTttgaaacaagatttttttctttgctaccTAAAATGCAGGAGGTTACTCTCGTTTGATCGGCCATGACGGTTACCTGCTTAGCAACAGGAGTGAGGTCTGGCTGGGAGgccatgttgtttttcagctggCTCAGGTCTCTGATGTTGTTTGGCTGCACCCGATTCTGAACGCCCTCGGCCTCCTCTCGGATGTCTCTCGCCTCCTTTATCGTGTTCTCAGTCGAATTCACTTTCTTAGCCGCATCTGTCGACTCATCGTACGCTTTCTTGATGACATCAAGACCTTCTGTgtacaaaagttggaaaacgGGTTGAGAATTTGTCCCAACACCGgcaaagtaaaacttttttttttttttaatacgaTATCCTCTTCCGGTTGCTGtcattaaaactaaaacaccAAGGTTGAGCCGACCTGCATCGTCGGGGTCGGTGACGGTCCCCGTGGAATCTTTCTTGGCTTCATATATTAAAGAGATGCTATCCAGCAGAGCCTGCAGTTTATCCAGCTCCGCTTCCAAACCAGGATCTCTGACTGGAGGAGGAAGATTGTCGTCGACCTTTTCCAAGTCGCccctgaaacaaaacagaaaatgatccattagtggaaggaaaagattTTGAACCGAAACTCATATACAGAGCTGTGAGAGAGTATTTGTCCTCTTAAAGGTTTCTCCTACTTTTCCTTTTTGGTCACACAGGAATGTTTAACAttgttaaacaaaatgttcatatcAGACCTGACTAAATAGGTAAGAGCAGTTTTctaacatttattcatttattgagACCTAAAGTTATCTAAACCAACCAAGTTATCTGAACCAACTAGTTCAGTCAGTTTAGTGCTGCTCAGACGATGTCCTTTTTCTGAAGGACCGTGTTAGGCCAAAGAGTTTGGGAATGTGTTTCTATTATAAAGTTATTAATGTTGGCTTTAAAATGCCGTCGTGCCCCGTCTATTTCTTATTGTTGGACCTTGAACAATAACCGTTGATCAATGCAAGTGAGACCTGCTAATGTTTGCTTTCACATCTCTTAGCGCACTTCCTGTTGTAAAATGTTCCATACAACtatatattgtttttagttttcccAAGTCTGGCAGTAACCTGCCTGCCACGTTTTTTCACTTATCATTCCGATACGACATAAAGTATTTACTGGTATCAATccgacacagaaaaaaaaaagcgctGAATTGACTGAAAAGGTttcttcttgtttatttttttaaagaagaacaGATGTGAATGtacaaaatgacacattttttgaTGACTCTGCACGAGTAAAGCACacttaaacacaccaacagcttcacaagctcGGTCAGACATTCAGCTTTCATTTGttcagccagtgcagttaggagtagaacagccaatgggagataaacaacaaagaaactgaaaccGACTAAAACAATACGCTGACTATCTGGGTCAGAAGTGaagaaataaactgcaacaaaccttcttttaaatggttcagaaagtgaaattagGAATTAGGAATAAAGCATGAtgtcactcagagcacaaagcatagaattagactgaatagattaGCCCTTATGGATTGGGTACATTGTCATCGTACCAAATCTagaattcatttttaatatcgggaagatacagatattaatatcagattggTACATCTCTAAGTTCCTCCCCTCGCCCTACATAATTGGAACATATAATCAACACGTTATTTCAGCTGCTCCTCACCTCAGTTTGTTGAGCAGGAACAGAGCATCATCCAGCTGTGTGACAGTCTTGGGCGGTCGGGATACGGACTCCCTGATCCGGCCGAGGCCGGCCTCAAGCTCCCGAAAGCGTGGCCCGAAGCTCCCGAGATCCCCACCGCCTCCGGGAAGAGACGGCAGCCTGAAGGACAGCTTGTCCAGAGCGAGGCTGACGTTCCTTCGCTGGGAGTCCAGAGTGAAGAAGCAGTTCGGACAAAGTTCACAGGCAGGGAACGAGTCACAGTACCCGCGACTGCAGGAGTCGCAGCGGGGCCCGGTGGCACCTGGTCGGCACAAACACTCTCCCGTTTTCCTGTTGCACACTTCCGGAAGGGTTCCCGCTCTGTCACACGGACAAGCTGCGGACAGAAACACGCACACAAGGTTTTGATTGGAAGCAAATTAAGATGAACTATCAGAAAAGAAAGCAGGTGACTCACGTCGGCAGCCAGACAGAGGGGTCCCGTATGAGCCGTCTGCGCACTGACTGCATGTCCTTCCTCCAAAGTCTCGTCTGCACCGACACTGACCTGTCCGCTGCAACCAAACACACTCACAGTGTGAAACCTTCCGGCTCAGGAAATGTTCCGAGAACCGCTGAACGTCTGCTACTGACTGGACAATTTCTTTGATTCGTTCATGAATGTTAAAGCACCGTGTAAATGACACATTATCTAAAATGTAGATATTTCTTCCTTTATCAGCAAAGACTTTTCCGTCACTTTTCACATCCTGCACGCTCATTTTGGGGGGCAAGCCAAGTCCAGCCCCTCACCTGACAACCTAAATGGAGCTCAACCCACTTCAGTCTTCTCTAACCTCACAAAGACAGATTCTTTTAAAAACGGGTTTTTGTTGTGCTGAATTATTGTGCTTCTTTTTCCGGGTCAAAGATGGACGGTTGTACCGCTGTGCGTCtgcttgcagccattttcacgtgtcTGAGATCTGTGATGGAAAATACTGTAGGATAACTGTAAACACTACAGCGCTGCTGACAACACTACTGTAAACACTGAGTTAGGACGGTGCATTCCTCCATGAgctcaaaacaggaaaaacccATCGAGtgaaatctgagaaaaatttTGTGTATTAAATGTGACGAACATGTTTCGATTCGCCCACGGACCCATTCCAGCTCAAGGGACCATAAGAGTGGACCTTTGAACGTTGTCAGTGGGGGACAAGCACTGATGCATTTAGAGGGCAGAGAACAGTTTATTTCACTTCAAAAACTCAAACCGAGTCTGGAAAAAAGTGAAAGCTTGATAAATGCCTCCGTCTGAATACTGCAGTCTAGAACCAACATTTGTCTGTTAATAGTCATTTTGTGGAATAAACTCTTGTGTGGATATTGTTGCCTTAGGGAGAAAGAAACGTGTGTTTCCAAAAGCGTTTCGACACAGGTCAGACAGAGTTTACACCCCGGGGCTGTGTTGAAGTGCCGGACCTGCACGGGTCTTCTTACCTGGTCACAGGTGTCACTGGTTGACCCGGTCGGGTCACAGCCACACGGTTCGCAGACATCTGACTGGGGCGGCTTCCAGTAGCCTTTCGAACACACGTCGCAGGTCAGGCCGTGGAAGTGGGGGCGACAGGGGCACTGTCCGGTCACAGGGTCACACAGGGTCGACAGGGAGCCGACCGGAGAACAGGAACATTCTGCAGAGAGGGAGAAACCGGCGTTGGGCAGAGAGCCGGCTGACCGCCAACGCGTCACCACCGGACAAAACCGCTCGACAAAGAAACGAGGGCTGAGGGGAGGGACAGAGGGAGACCTGCTGCTCTGGGAcggacatttaaaaacatgtccAAGCCACGATCAGGGCCTGTCCAAGCCtttttggggccctaagcagcttcttttttttttttgtggaaaatgtcaACACCAGATGATTTATCACTCCTAAGCTACTCTATGTGTGTAACACACCTACTATCATTAGTATAACTTCTAATTAGCATAAATTATACCTTTTTTATTATGACTATTGAGTTTAGTATTGGAggagtaaaaacaacaaaaaaattatttggattcTGAAATGCAGATGAATGGTTGagtttctgttcaggtgtgTATAATTATGAGTTTCTTTATGAGTGGCTTTATTTCTTCTAAAGCTTTGAAACTTCACAAGATGGAAAGATTAAACTAtaagattttagtttttctcaaCATAATAAAAAGCATGACATGCAGCTTCCTTCCTTCGTTCTGCTTCTCTGCACGTCGGATGACTCACTTTTGCAGCCCATCGGGTCGGACGAGCTCAGGCTGTGGAAACCTTTTCTGCAGCGGTCGCAGTGAGGGCCCTCCACATTAGCTTTGCACGGACAGGAGCCGGCGCTGTCTTCACACTGGCCCCCGTTCACCGTCCCCTCCGCACTGCAGGCACAGCCTGGAGCCAACAGAACCCGGATTGTCTCAAACACGGCTTTGTCTTTTAACACGCTGCACTGGGattttttgattgcatttttttttttaatcggcCTCTTCACTTACGTATGCACGCATCGGGACGATCCATCCGGCTCCGGGGGTTTGGCTGGTAGCCCCGGGCACACCGGTCACACTTGGGCCCTGTGGTGTGGTGCATGCAGCCCTCACACACTCCGCCGCTCCTCCGCCCACTGGCCTCATACACTGCTGGGTCGAAGTGACAGCGCTGGGCGTGGTTGTTGCAGTCACAGCCTGAGGACAGGACAAAGATGGACAGAACTATGGTTAGTAAAGGTTAGTAAGGGTGTGACGCGTATTTCTTTGAAATAGTAACCCTGTTAGGAAAACTTTTATTAAGGTTTGCCAACAGCGTCTTTTACTAAAGGTGTCTCTTTGGCGTAGAAAAGGTCA encodes:
- the lamb3 gene encoding laminin subunit beta-3 isoform X2 — protein: MLGFPLPQESRMRILLLLTAAAAVAAAQNDCSLGACYPPSTDLLLGRSHQLRASSTCGLTDSEIYCTPFQWRMKCCPCDSRNPNGQLAHTVQDVLTTSGPNRWWQSSKGVDPVILQFDLNNLFQLDNLMLSFKGPRPKALLIERTLDNGRTWQPALYLAKNCEEAFPGIQTNSPISLEQTYCHTLRPHADPFQEETIEFSPLRPYLFAPVSNSQKIEDKAGLTGLRVTLTELGDVPHFPGRSFSKFFALKEMRVMGTCMCHGHADRCQAQEYNYPGTDTIQVNHVCDCRHNTAGENCERCADFYNDLPWRPAEEGNTHTCQRCDCNNHAQRCHFDPAVYEASGRRSGGVCEGCMHHTTGPKCDRCARGYQPNPRSRMDRPDACIRCACSAEGTVNGGQCEDSAGSCPCKANVEGPHCDRCRKGFHSLSSSDPMGCKKCSCSPVGSLSTLCDPVTGQCPCRPHFHGLTCDVCSKGYWKPPQSDVCEPCGCDPTGSTSDTCDQRTGQCRCRRDFGGRTCSQCADGSYGTPLSGCRPCPCDRAGTLPEVCNRKTGECLCRPGATGPRCDSCSRGYCDSFPACELCPNCFFTLDSQRRNVSLALDKLSFRLPSLPGGGGDLGSFGPRFRELEAGLGRIRESVSRPPKTVTQLDDALFLLNKLRGDLEKVDDNLPPPVRDPGLEAELDKLQALLDSISLIYEAKKDSTGTVTDPDDAEGLDVIKKAYDESTDAAKKVNSTENTIKEARDIREEAEGVQNRVQPNNIRDLSQLKNNMASQPDLTPVAKQVCGSARSEPCTPLRCEGDALCPPEGSPLCQNGAQCVGALPISKRADADVTDVKDRLANLSLKITEAAEMLQNAQEKSDEVRQVVKDLSGKTKTARDRLEDDLQETRNIIQDLKDFLTDPSSNLTQVQEISEWILNANLPVSLPALEKKLEELKNLAASLPNTENVLKEAKPQLDTARKLLQEADAARVKALGTKDDLDKLLKGLDAGNDSLSDLEEKLQGSLDLIKSVRDDLTQVEDTLKPAEKALTDTEALTTPMKDQLEELKKLLEDAKRKAPETLQTAGKAEEEAAAAQPILKSLEEQLDRLKGQVSPGAPGETSPLAERVEKLKEKAKTLTNTTLNMTDALEGKADTLRGLQDEIIQKSAKLEGLDAKLKDILQAIRKRADDLRTCSA
- the lamb3 gene encoding laminin subunit beta-3 isoform X3; translation: MLGFPLPQESRMRILLLLTAAAAAVAAAQNDCSLGACYPPSTDLLLGRSHQLRASSTCGLTDSEIYCTPFQWRMKCCPCDSRNPNGQLAHTVQDVLTTSGPNRWWQSSKGVDPVILQFDLNNLFQLDNLMLSFKGPRPKALLIERTLDNGRTWQPALYLAKNCEEAFPGIQTNSPISLEQTYCHTLRPHADPFQEETIEFSPLRPYLFAPVSNSQKIEDKAGLTGLRVTLTELGDVPHFPGRSFSKFFALKEMRVMGTCMCHGHADRCQAQEYNYPGTDTIQVNHVCDCRHNTAGENCERCADFYNDLPWRPAEEGNTHTCQRCDCNNHAQRCHFDPAVYEASGRRSGGVCEGCMHHTTGPKCDRCARGYQPNPRSRMDRPDACIRCACSAEGTVNGGQCEDSAGSCPCKANVEGPHCDRCRKGFHSLSSSDPMGCKKCSCSPVGSLSTLCDPVTGQCPCRPHFHGLTCDVCSKGYWKPPQSDVCEPCGCDPTGSTSDTCDQRTGQCRCRRDFGGRTCSQCADGSYGTPLSGCRPCPCDRAGTLPEVCNRKTGECLCRPGATGPRCDSCSRGYCDSFPACELCPNCFFTLDSQRRNVSLALDKLSFRLPSLPGGGGDLGSFGPRFRELEAGLGRIRESVSRPPKTVTQLDDALFLLNKLRGDLEKVDDNLPPPVRDPGLEAELDKLQALLDSISLIYEAKKDSTGTVTDPDDAGLDVIKKAYDESTDAAKKVNSTENTIKEARDIREEAEGVQNRVQPNNIRDLSQLKNNMASQPDLTPVAKQVCGSARSEPCTPLRCEGDALCPPEGSPLCQNGAQCVGALPISKRADADVTDVKDRLANLSLKITEAAEMLQNAQEKSDEVRQVVKDLSGKTKTARDRLEDDLQETRNIIQDLKDFLTDPSSNLTQVQEISEWILNANLPVSLPALEKKLEELKNLAASLPNTENVLKEAKPQLDTARKLLQEADAARVKALGTKDDLDKLLKGLDAGNDSLSDLEEKLQGSLDLIKSVRDDLTQVEDTLKPAEKALTDTEALTTPMKDQLEELKKLLEDAKRKAPETLQTAGKAEEEAAAAQPILKSLEEQLDRLKGQVSPGAPGETSPLAERVEKLKEKAKTLTNTTLNMTDALEGKADTLRGLQDEIIQKSAKLEGLDAKLKDILQAIRKRADDLRTCSA
- the lamb3 gene encoding laminin subunit beta-3 isoform X1, with protein sequence MLGFPLPQESRMRILLLLTAAAAAVAAAQNDCSLGACYPPSTDLLLGRSHQLRASSTCGLTDSEIYCTPFQWRMKCCPCDSRNPNGQLAHTVQDVLTTSGPNRWWQSSKGVDPVILQFDLNNLFQLDNLMLSFKGPRPKALLIERTLDNGRTWQPALYLAKNCEEAFPGIQTNSPISLEQTYCHTLRPHADPFQEETIEFSPLRPYLFAPVSNSQKIEDKAGLTGLRVTLTELGDVPHFPGRSFSKFFALKEMRVMGTCMCHGHADRCQAQEYNYPGTDTIQVNHVCDCRHNTAGENCERCADFYNDLPWRPAEEGNTHTCQRCDCNNHAQRCHFDPAVYEASGRRSGGVCEGCMHHTTGPKCDRCARGYQPNPRSRMDRPDACIRCACSAEGTVNGGQCEDSAGSCPCKANVEGPHCDRCRKGFHSLSSSDPMGCKKCSCSPVGSLSTLCDPVTGQCPCRPHFHGLTCDVCSKGYWKPPQSDVCEPCGCDPTGSTSDTCDQRTGQCRCRRDFGGRTCSQCADGSYGTPLSGCRPCPCDRAGTLPEVCNRKTGECLCRPGATGPRCDSCSRGYCDSFPACELCPNCFFTLDSQRRNVSLALDKLSFRLPSLPGGGGDLGSFGPRFRELEAGLGRIRESVSRPPKTVTQLDDALFLLNKLRGDLEKVDDNLPPPVRDPGLEAELDKLQALLDSISLIYEAKKDSTGTVTDPDDAEGLDVIKKAYDESTDAAKKVNSTENTIKEARDIREEAEGVQNRVQPNNIRDLSQLKNNMASQPDLTPVAKQVCGSARSEPCTPLRCEGDALCPPEGSPLCQNGAQCVGALPISKRADADVTDVKDRLANLSLKITEAAEMLQNAQEKSDEVRQVVKDLSGKTKTARDRLEDDLQETRNIIQDLKDFLTDPSSNLTQVQEISEWILNANLPVSLPALEKKLEELKNLAASLPNTENVLKEAKPQLDTARKLLQEADAARVKALGTKDDLDKLLKGLDAGNDSLSDLEEKLQGSLDLIKSVRDDLTQVEDTLKPAEKALTDTEALTTPMKDQLEELKKLLEDAKRKAPETLQTAGKAEEEAAAAQPILKSLEEQLDRLKGQVSPGAPGETSPLAERVEKLKEKAKTLTNTTLNMTDALEGKADTLRGLQDEIIQKSAKLEGLDAKLKDILQAIRKRADDLRTCSA